The Spirosoma radiotolerans genome has a window encoding:
- the rpsU gene encoding 30S ribosomal protein S21, with amino-acid sequence MLIINVKDNESIDKALKRFKKKFEKTGVLRQLRSRTAFQKPSIKRRTEIIKATYKERMYGNHTEQ; translated from the coding sequence ATGCTTATCATTAACGTAAAAGACAACGAGTCGATCGACAAGGCCCTAAAACGCTTCAAAAAGAAATTTGAGAAGACGGGTGTGTTGCGGCAGTTGCGGTCGCGGACAGCTTTCCAGAAGCCATCCATCAAGCGTCGCACAGAGATCATCAAAGCCACGTACAAAGAACGCATGTACGGCAATCACACCGAGCAATAG
- a CDS encoding Ppx/GppA phosphatase family protein, with protein MKQAIIDLGTNTFHLLIVEKNGSAYTTLFRESLPAKIGQAGINQGFITEEGIGRALGVLTYFRQVLDQHGVDPGQVIATGTSAIRVARNQAEFIDRVREATGIPIIVISGEQEADYIYQGVRAAGALDEATSLVIDIGGGSVEFILGNQARTFWKQSFEIGGQRLRERFMTTDPINSGSIRRLHDYFQENLLPLANAIHQYQPTVLVGSSGSFDTLVDIWSMHEYGHLPSSAQSSFTLPVSEFYRVYELLITRNHAERMQIPGMIELRVDMIVVAVCLIDYVLKTYGISQIRTSTYSLKEGVLASLQG; from the coding sequence ATGAAACAAGCCATTATCGACTTAGGTACCAATACATTTCATCTGCTGATCGTTGAGAAAAACGGCTCCGCATATACAACTCTGTTTCGGGAAAGCCTGCCCGCCAAAATTGGACAGGCCGGTATCAATCAGGGCTTCATTACCGAGGAGGGCATTGGGCGGGCGTTGGGCGTTCTAACGTACTTCCGGCAGGTGCTCGACCAGCACGGCGTCGATCCGGGTCAGGTGATTGCCACGGGCACGAGTGCCATTCGCGTTGCCCGTAATCAGGCTGAATTCATTGACCGGGTTCGGGAAGCAACCGGCATTCCGATTATCGTTATTTCGGGCGAGCAGGAGGCCGATTATATCTATCAGGGCGTACGGGCAGCGGGTGCACTGGACGAGGCTACCTCACTCGTCATCGATATTGGTGGCGGCAGCGTTGAATTTATTCTGGGCAATCAAGCACGGACGTTCTGGAAACAAAGTTTTGAAATAGGCGGACAGCGTCTGCGGGAACGATTTATGACTACGGACCCGATCAACTCCGGCAGTATTCGTCGGCTCCACGACTATTTTCAGGAAAACTTGCTACCGCTGGCCAATGCGATCCACCAATACCAGCCCACGGTTCTGGTTGGCTCATCGGGTTCGTTCGACACGCTGGTCGATATATGGTCCATGCACGAATACGGTCACCTGCCCAGCTCCGCCCAATCGTCATTTACCTTGCCTGTCAGTGAGTTTTATCGGGTCTATGAACTACTCATCACCCGAAATCATGCTGAGCGGATGCAGATTCCCGGTATGATCGAACTGCGCGTTGATATGATTGTCGTTGCCGTTTGCCTGATCGACTACGTCCTGAAAACCTACGGCATATCACAAATCAGAACCTCCACCTACTCCCTGAAAGAGGGCGTTCTGGCTTCGCTCCAAGGTTAA
- a CDS encoding bile acid:sodium symporter family protein — MKAETNERSSYSNLIYTALIISAVAIALTFPEPFTKIGDFPLKKLIVPLLQIIMLGMGTTMSIKDFEGVIKQPRAVFVGVSCHFLIMPLLGFTLANVFKFPPEIAAGVVLIGCSPSGLASNVMCFIAKANVPLSITVTTLSTLLAPFLMPALMTLLAGQFIEISFLKMMVEIMEIVILPVIIGLALNRIFHKSAVILNRIMPLISMAGIVLIVAIITAAGRDSLLTVGWTLALCVLIHNLTGFTLGYWSARIFGMDEQSCRTVAIEVGLQNGGLASGIAVQMGKVATVGLAPALFGPIMNTTGSLLATYWSQHPPKEVLDTEATPIKSVSSQDI, encoded by the coding sequence ATGAAAGCCGAAACCAACGAACGCTCGTCTTACAGTAACTTAATTTACACGGCCCTCATTATTTCGGCCGTAGCCATAGCCCTTACCTTTCCGGAGCCATTCACCAAAATAGGCGACTTCCCGCTGAAGAAATTGATTGTTCCGCTGCTGCAGATTATTATGCTCGGCATGGGCACAACCATGTCGATTAAAGATTTTGAAGGGGTTATCAAGCAGCCGCGGGCAGTATTTGTGGGTGTCTCGTGTCATTTTCTTATCATGCCTTTGCTGGGATTTACCTTGGCTAATGTCTTCAAGTTTCCGCCCGAAATTGCAGCTGGCGTGGTGCTGATCGGCTGTTCGCCTAGCGGGCTGGCTTCAAATGTGATGTGCTTTATTGCTAAGGCAAACGTGCCCCTGTCCATCACCGTAACAACCTTATCGACCCTGCTGGCCCCTTTCCTGATGCCTGCCCTGATGACGCTGCTGGCGGGCCAGTTTATCGAGATCTCCTTCTTAAAAATGATGGTCGAGATTATGGAGATCGTCATTTTGCCGGTTATAATCGGCCTAGCACTGAACCGTATTTTTCATAAGTCAGCCGTCATTTTAAACCGAATCATGCCCCTGATTTCAATGGCCGGCATTGTCCTGATTGTCGCCATCATTACGGCGGCTGGACGGGATAGTTTACTGACCGTGGGCTGGACATTAGCCCTTTGCGTGTTGATTCATAACCTGACGGGTTTCACCTTGGGCTACTGGAGTGCCCGTATATTCGGTATGGACGAGCAGAGCTGTCGTACCGTCGCTATTGAAGTTGGCTTACAGAACGGCGGATTAGCCTCGGGCATTGCGGTTCAAATGGGCAAAGTAGCTACCGTGGGCCTTGCGCCTGCCCTATTCGGCCCGATTATGAACACAACTGGTTCACTACTGGCTACCTATTGGAGTCAGCATCCACCTAAAGAGGTGCTGGATACTGAAGCAACGCCCATTAAGTCGGTGTCTTCTCAAGATATTTGA
- a CDS encoding MarR family winged helix-turn-helix transcriptional regulator produces MYADHTDNNRNSPETYCVAGRLRMLARVVTGRYNDAFVSEGVTFAQAGLLMRIFAQPGVRQAELSKLLQIEKSAMSRDVQLLQKNGWLTDNLRNGLFLTEEGRALAKRCHKIWKVLNEQIRLKLGPDAIDGLTAFSANVLTKLLSPTD; encoded by the coding sequence ATGTACGCCGACCACACTGATAATAATCGCAACTCACCTGAAACCTATTGTGTTGCTGGTCGGCTGCGGATGCTGGCGCGGGTCGTAACGGGACGATACAATGATGCGTTTGTGTCTGAGGGCGTTACGTTTGCACAGGCGGGTTTGCTTATGCGGATTTTTGCCCAACCGGGCGTGCGGCAGGCGGAGTTGTCCAAATTGCTTCAGATTGAAAAATCAGCCATGAGCCGCGATGTCCAGTTGCTCCAGAAAAACGGCTGGCTCACCGATAACCTTCGTAATGGTCTGTTTCTGACTGAGGAAGGTCGGGCGTTAGCCAAACGATGCCACAAAATATGGAAGGTACTCAATGAACAGATTCGCCTGAAACTGGGACCCGATGCCATTGATGGCCTGACGGCTTTTTCGGCTAATGTACTGACTAAACTTTTATCCCCAACTGATTAA
- a CDS encoding DinB family protein has product MTTELITQLWQFNQGAASGAIRKLTPENFRNRLTPETASAGFVALHSAEIMHRLATMLFGRELGIELQAVGGVSDDGKLLDLAAVKQLVEDSYAMIADHIQQTSDTQWAERVQSPFGEVSRLQLLTFLMHHNSYHAGQIAQAIKKGKEFAL; this is encoded by the coding sequence ATGACCACCGAACTCATAACCCAGCTATGGCAATTTAACCAAGGGGCTGCATCAGGCGCCATTCGTAAGCTTACACCCGAAAATTTTAGAAATCGCCTGACACCCGAAACCGCTTCGGCCGGCTTTGTTGCCCTGCATTCTGCCGAGATAATGCACCGGTTAGCGACCATGTTATTCGGACGCGAACTGGGTATTGAACTACAGGCAGTTGGTGGTGTTTCAGACGACGGAAAGCTCCTCGATCTGGCAGCGGTTAAGCAGCTGGTTGAAGATAGTTACGCCATGATTGCTGACCACATTCAGCAAACAAGCGACACGCAATGGGCTGAACGGGTACAATCTCCCTTTGGGGAGGTGTCGCGGCTGCAGCTTCTTACCTTCCTGATGCACCACAACTCCTACCATGCCGGACAAATTGCGCAGGCAATCAAAAAAGGAAAAGAGTTTGCCCTGTGA
- a CDS encoding DUF4442 domain-containing protein encodes MTPAFLQTNRRESFKSWRFRQFMNWYPMYFGTGGKILFWSGDSREVHLRLRRNLWTYNYVGTIFGGSMFAAADPFYMLMLLRILGNQYVVWDKTGSIRFRKPGRQTLYARFEITDEQLITVRQAVAENGQTEQTFTLQWLNADGVVHAQIERLCYVADKKHYEERKNDRQQSRFQR; translated from the coding sequence ATGACACCCGCTTTTCTGCAAACCAACCGTCGGGAATCGTTCAAATCATGGCGATTTCGTCAATTCATGAACTGGTATCCGATGTATTTCGGAACGGGCGGTAAAATCCTGTTCTGGTCGGGTGACTCACGGGAAGTTCACTTGCGGCTGCGTCGAAATCTGTGGACCTATAATTATGTTGGGACCATTTTTGGCGGCAGTATGTTTGCGGCTGCCGACCCGTTTTACATGCTGATGCTTCTTCGGATTTTGGGCAACCAATACGTGGTCTGGGATAAAACGGGCAGTATCCGCTTTCGAAAACCGGGCCGGCAAACACTGTATGCCCGCTTTGAAATCACCGACGAACAACTGATTACCGTACGGCAGGCCGTGGCAGAAAATGGGCAAACAGAGCAGACCTTTACTTTGCAATGGCTGAATGCTGACGGGGTTGTTCACGCGCAAATCGAACGACTTTGCTACGTTGCCGATAAAAAGCACTACGAAGAACGGAAGAACGACAGACAACAGTCACGGTTTCAACGCTGA